The following are from one region of the Actinoplanes sp. L3-i22 genome:
- a CDS encoding 3-oxoacid CoA-transferase subunit B, with product MSLNKHEMAALVARDIEAGSFVNLGIGQPTLVADHLPADAGIVLHTENGMLNMGPAATGDQIDPDLINAGKVPVTELPGSAYFHHADSFAMMRGGHLDVCVLGAFQVSARGDLANWHTGEPDAIPAVGGAMDLAVGAKSVYVMMTLFTKDGTPKLVPDCTYPLTGLRCVNRVYTDLATFVITPEGVRVRETFGISFDELSARLPIPLLSGDSVPAR from the coding sequence ATGAGCCTGAACAAACACGAGATGGCCGCGCTGGTGGCCCGGGACATCGAGGCCGGCTCGTTCGTCAACCTCGGGATCGGCCAGCCGACCCTGGTCGCGGATCATCTACCGGCCGACGCGGGCATCGTGCTGCACACCGAGAACGGCATGCTCAACATGGGTCCGGCCGCGACCGGCGACCAGATCGACCCGGATCTGATCAACGCGGGCAAGGTGCCGGTGACCGAGCTGCCCGGCTCGGCGTATTTCCACCACGCCGACTCGTTCGCCATGATGCGCGGCGGCCACCTGGACGTCTGCGTGCTCGGGGCGTTCCAGGTCTCCGCGCGGGGCGACCTGGCCAACTGGCACACCGGCGAGCCGGACGCGATCCCCGCGGTCGGCGGCGCGATGGATCTGGCGGTCGGTGCGAAGAGCGTCTACGTGATGATGACCCTGTTCACGAAGGACGGCACGCCGAAGCTCGTGCCGGACTGCACCTATCCGCTGACCGGCCTGCGCTGCGTCAACCGCGTCTACACCGACCTGGCGACCTTCGTCATCACGCCCGAGGGCGTGCGAGTCCGCGAGACCTTCGGCATCTCGTTCGACGAGCTCAGCGCCCGCCTGCCGATCCCACTCCTGAGCGGAGACTCTGTCCCGGCGCGGTGA
- a CDS encoding septum formation family protein, producing MTESDANHSYLGGPKRKWPGYVALAVTFGAIVWGLFFWLPRHFGNDDFEMVNVAEVQAGHCISDLDDETAYALPVTDCAKSHQAEVYAVTTLPDGAYPGDEAVKQQSEKFCAEAFDQYDSPAVDGWKTWQYSPSAESWPEDHVVLCVVEAAQSPVTGSVVAGTEIHTK from the coding sequence GTGACCGAGAGCGATGCGAACCACTCCTACCTGGGCGGCCCGAAACGGAAATGGCCCGGCTACGTCGCCCTGGCGGTGACGTTCGGCGCGATCGTGTGGGGACTCTTCTTCTGGCTGCCCCGCCACTTCGGGAACGACGACTTCGAGATGGTCAACGTCGCGGAGGTCCAGGCGGGACACTGCATCTCCGACCTCGACGACGAAACGGCCTACGCGCTGCCGGTGACCGACTGCGCCAAGAGCCACCAGGCCGAGGTATACGCGGTCACCACCCTGCCCGACGGCGCCTACCCCGGCGACGAGGCCGTCAAGCAGCAGTCCGAGAAGTTCTGTGCCGAGGCCTTCGACCAATACGACTCACCGGCCGTCGACGGCTGGAAGACCTGGCAGTACTCCCCGTCGGCCGAATCGTGGCCCGAGGACCACGTGGTCCTCTGCGTGGTCGAAGCCGCCCAGAGCCCGGTCACCGGCTCCGTCGTCGCCGGCACCGAGATCCACACGAAGTAG